A part of Acipenser ruthenus chromosome 48, fAciRut3.2 maternal haplotype, whole genome shotgun sequence genomic DNA contains:
- the LOC131721190 gene encoding sentrin-specific protease 3-like, translating into MNEADLKKLFLFKQKEIQIKALQWSGPSGRGVVTPLSGTMRDCGAALVRNRWRPELGAGGDSLPREGTPRHLKHSGAGGRRERLRTELRSCWGSPSGKRAPPSEVRALLERVYEEEEEEEEEVEGDQESEGSWVEEASSQLEFEQDRPSASALPNGLLLPSPRKARLRQRRRGFSLLLYSRSHLRRWKRRPVMRRRRPKRGRLFHSLSPGSSSGEPGPAFKRYRGTEEGGGCTSWDSELLNGAATALPSSSSSTQPLLGSLLSPEATLSLYPPFEELQGGCVGVGRGPQGEQSSGEDAHPVNGFPDPSLSQSPELGGIQISQVFSISEAAQGQGPQDPQEPPQTRESSPGKEKVAGSLTEEHVTCVQGILDEMLRCYGSMIPVHAEEVVERLQEIFQESFSTPHRKTMVHHLMQSYQRMLGNSMVRGFRVNYKRHVLTMDDLSTLYGQNWLNDQVMNMYGDLVMDTVPEKVHFFNSFFYDKLRTKGYDGVKRWTKNVDIFKKSLLLIPIHLEVHWSLVSVDVPKRTVTYFDSQRTLNRRCPKHIAKYLQAEALKKDKPDFCDGWKGFFKMNVARQNNDSDCGAFVLQYCKCLALGEPFGFTQQDMPKLRKQIYKELCHCKLTL; encoded by the exons ATGAATGAGGCGGATTTAaagaagctttttttatttaaacaaaaagaaatacaaatcaagGCATTGCAGTGGTCCGGACCGAGCG GCAGAGGCGTGGTCACACCGCTGTCAGGGACGATGCGAGACTGCGGCGCTGCGTTGGTGCGAAACCGTTGGAGGCCGGAGCTGGGAGCTGGGGGGGACAGCCTGCCCCGTGAGGGCACCCCGCGGCACCTCAAACACAGCGGGGCTGGAGgcaggagagagagactgaggaCAGAGCTCAGGAGCTGTTGGGGCTCCCCGTCAGGAAAGAGGGCGCCTCCCAGCGAGGTGCGGGCGCTGCTGGAGAGAGTctacgaggaggaggaggaggaggaggaggaggtggagggagACCAGGAGAGCGAGGGCAGTTGGGTTGAGGAGGCCAGCTCCCAGTTGGAGTTTGAACAGGACAGACCCTCTGCCTCTGCCTTGCCCAATGGcctcctcctcccttctcccAGGAAGGCCAGGCTGAGGCAGAGAAGGCGAGGGTTCAGCTTGCTTCTATACTCCCGCAGCCACCTGCGCAGGTGGAAGAGGAGGCCGGTGATGAGGCGCAGGAGACCCAAGAGGGGGCGCCTCTTCCACAGCCTGTCCCCCGGCTCTTCCTCCGGCGAGCCAGGCCCGGCCTTCAAGCGGTACCGAGGGACGGAGGAGGGAGGCGGCTGCACCAGCTGGGACTCTGAGCTCCTGAATGGGGCCGCCACtgccctcccctcctcctcatcctccacACAGCCCCTCCTGGGCTCTCTCCTGTCCCCGGAGGCCACTCTGTCTCTCTACCCGCCCTTTGAGGAGCTGCAGGGGGGCTGTGTCGGTGTGGGCAGGGGGCCGCAGGGGGAGCAGAGCTCTGGGGAAGACGCACATCCAG TGAATGGATTCCCAGACCCATCGCTCAGCCAGTCCCCTGAACTGGGCGGGATCCAGATCAGCCAGGTGTTCAGCATCAGCGAAGCTGCGCAAGGACAGGGACCCCAAGATCCACAGGAGCCCCCCCAGACACGAGAGAGCTCCCCGGGGAAAGAGAAAGTAGCAGGCAGCCTCACGGAGGAGCATGTCACCTGTGTGCAAG gGATCCTGGATGAGATGTTGCGGTGTTACGGCAGCATGATTCCTGTCCACGCTGAGGAGGTGGTGGAGAGGTTGCAGGAGATTTTTCAGGAGAGCTTCAGCACCCCCCACAG gaagACGATGGTGCACCACCTAATGCAGTCCTACCAGCGGATGCTGGGCAATTCGATGGTACGAGGGTTCCGGGTGAACTACAAGCGACACGTCCTCACCATGGACGACCTGAGCACGCTCTACGGGCAGAACTGGCTCAACGACCAG GTGATGAACATGTACGGGGACCTGGTAATGGACACGGTGCCTGAGAAG GTTCACTTCTTCAACAGTTTCTTTTACGACAAACTGAGAACGAAAGGCTACGACGGGGTAAAGAGATGGACGAAAAAC GTGGATATCTTCAAGAAGTCTCTGCTGCTGATCCCCATTCACCTGGAGGTGCACTGGTCCCTGGTGTCTGTGGACGTGCCCAAACGCACCGTCACCTACTTCGACTCCCAGCGCACACTCAACAGACGTTGCCCCAAG cacaTTGCAAAGTACCTTCAAGCAGAGGCCCTCAAGAAAGACAAGCCTGATTTCTGCGACGGCTGGAAGGGATTCTTCAAAATG AATGTGGCCAGGCAGAACAATGACAGCGACTGCGGCGCCTTCGTTCTTCAG tactgcaAATGTCTGGCGTTAGGAGAGCCCTTTGGTTTCACCCAGCAGGATATGCCCAAGCTCAGAAAGCAGATCTACAAAGAATTGTGTCATTGTAAACTGACCCTGTGA